In Methanolobus chelungpuianus, a genomic segment contains:
- a CDS encoding amino acid permease: protein MATIRTTERLGRSLGFFQTFAIGTGTMIGAGIFILPGIAISAAGPAAILSFLFGGVISMATAISMAELATGMPKAGGSYYFISRAMGAAFGAVVGLGAWLGLVFKGSFALIGLGDYLYVMTPVPVLLTAVAAGFIFLVINYRGAKGSASFQNLIVIFLILIMVWFIVRGFSIAETSKFTPFVPFGYTSIFATTGLIFISYLGITELASVSEEVKNPSRNLPLALIASVGVVTLLYLGVMIVISGVLTFEESLNTYTPLVDVAEMIAGDYGKVLIVIAGLLATVSTANAAILSSSRFPFAMSRDDLIPRWFVSIHQRYDTPHNAILATGIVMILLLLLFNVEQLARLGGTFNLLMFVLINSSVIILRNRPLDEYKPAFRDPFFPYTQIIGIIFSLALLPTMGALPLFFSIIVILAGMLWYKYYGKAKAFPKYDIFDVLENNTQPVPLESDSNIKILVPLANPRHEMDLLYLADNLGDEVIGLSVIKVPQQTSLTAAREAFHEKRLAIDGVLKERFEQFPTIVGHEREYIIAFDHSITNSIMEQAEIEKVDFMIIGWHETNRFHPSMGTIANKVLSFAKNNMVVLNGYLPPKIGRIVIAYNGKENSQYGLHLARRLSKSTGAPLHVLRVMKTHLREELKGSIMQDMEELARDDSLVTIVPHVKEHFSAENAILDFLCDDDLLIIGDSSGRFKFSLIGNLPYVLAKRYKGPVMIVRKHKPLSSEGVNNILLKRVKRLKFYTDRLQEKLMP from the coding sequence ATGGCTACGATCAGAACCACAGAAAGACTTGGACGCAGCCTGGGCTTCTTTCAGACCTTTGCCATAGGGACAGGCACAATGATAGGAGCAGGTATATTCATATTGCCCGGGATAGCAATATCTGCAGCCGGCCCTGCAGCAATACTCTCTTTCCTTTTTGGAGGCGTCATCTCCATGGCAACAGCTATCAGCATGGCCGAGCTGGCCACAGGGATGCCCAAGGCAGGAGGAAGTTACTATTTCATCAGCAGGGCAATGGGAGCGGCTTTTGGTGCGGTCGTTGGCCTGGGAGCGTGGCTCGGACTTGTTTTCAAGGGTTCTTTCGCACTGATAGGACTGGGAGATTACCTATACGTGATGACTCCGGTGCCAGTATTATTGACGGCAGTGGCTGCGGGTTTTATCTTCCTGGTCATTAATTACAGGGGAGCAAAAGGAAGTGCATCTTTCCAGAACCTTATTGTCATATTCCTTATCTTGATAATGGTATGGTTCATAGTAAGAGGATTTTCCATAGCCGAAACTTCTAAGTTCACGCCTTTTGTGCCCTTCGGATATACTTCCATATTTGCAACTACAGGACTCATATTCATCTCGTACTTAGGCATAACTGAACTTGCATCGGTGTCGGAGGAAGTAAAAAATCCTTCACGGAATCTCCCTCTTGCTCTTATTGCTTCAGTAGGGGTGGTGACTCTGCTCTATTTGGGCGTGATGATCGTGATAAGCGGTGTTCTGACCTTTGAAGAGTCTTTGAACACTTACACTCCCCTTGTGGATGTTGCAGAAATGATTGCAGGTGACTACGGTAAAGTGCTGATCGTCATTGCCGGTCTGCTTGCCACTGTTTCCACTGCCAATGCTGCCATACTGTCCTCATCAAGATTTCCTTTTGCTATGAGCAGGGATGATCTTATACCCCGGTGGTTTGTGTCCATCCATCAGAGATATGACACTCCCCATAATGCTATTCTGGCTACCGGGATCGTAATGATCTTGCTTCTATTGCTGTTCAACGTGGAGCAGCTTGCACGGCTGGGAGGCACTTTCAATCTTCTTATGTTCGTATTGATCAATTCTTCTGTAATCATCCTGCGCAATAGGCCCCTGGATGAATACAAGCCCGCTTTTCGTGATCCTTTCTTCCCTTATACCCAGATAATAGGTATCATTTTCAGCCTTGCATTGTTACCGACAATGGGAGCTCTGCCCCTGTTCTTCTCAATAATTGTCATACTCGCAGGGATGCTCTGGTACAAGTACTACGGAAAAGCAAAAGCCTTTCCGAAGTACGATATTTTCGATGTGCTGGAGAATAACACCCAGCCAGTACCACTGGAGTCCGATTCCAATATCAAGATACTTGTCCCGCTGGCAAATCCGAGGCATGAGATGGATCTGCTATACCTTGCAGACAATCTTGGGGATGAGGTCATCGGTCTCAGCGTCATCAAGGTTCCGCAGCAGACCAGCCTGACTGCCGCAAGGGAGGCGTTCCATGAAAAGCGGCTTGCAATAGACGGTGTTCTCAAAGAGAGGTTCGAACAGTTCCCTACCATTGTAGGGCATGAAAGGGAATATATAATAGCTTTTGATCACAGCATCACGAACTCGATCATGGAGCAGGCTGAGATAGAGAAGGTCGATTTCATGATCATAGGCTGGCATGAAACGAACCGCTTCCATCCGTCCATGGGAACTATCGCGAACAAAGTGCTCTCCTTTGCAAAGAACAATATGGTCGTACTGAACGGTTATCTGCCTCCGAAGATAGGGCGCATAGTGATCGCCTATAACGGTAAGGAAAATTCCCAATACGGACTGCATCTTGCTAGGAGGCTGTCAAAGAGCACCGGTGCACCGCTGCATGTTCTCAGGGTTATGAAGACGCATCTCAGGGAAGAGCTTAAAGGTTCCATCATGCAGGACATGGAGGAGCTTGCAAGGGACGATTCCCTGGTCACTATAGTACCTCATGTAAAAGAACACTTTTCGGCTGAGAATGCTATCCTGGACTTCCTTTGCGACGATGACCTCCTGATAATCGGCGACTCTAGCGGCAGGTTCAAGTTCTCTCTGATAGGAAATCTGCCCTATGTGCTTGCCAAGCGATATAAGGGGCCTGTCATGATAGTCCGGAAGCACAAGCCGCTCTCTTCAGAGGGCGTGAACAATATTCTCCTCAAGAGGGTGAAGAGGCTTAAGTTCTATACAGACAGACTGCAGGAAAAGTTAATGCCCTGA
- a CDS encoding replication factor A (Replication protein A protects and stabilize the intermediate ssDNA that is generated by the unwinding action of a DNA helicase at the replication fork. In addition, SSBs prevent the formation of secondary structures by single-stranded template DNA.), whose product MKEISQEIYRKFQELGVEISPEDIEDRLDKMVSKFKVPKEEARRSVVNYFLKEHNIPRNQFYTGQSESPMMKVSELNTDGKWVNIKGKVVQLWENTHESISQVGLIADETGTIKFTKWGSAEFAELTEGQSYLFRNVVVNEWNGKFQINMNKSSSAEQIEENITVGTSTHAFTGALVDIQSGSGLIKRCPQCNRALTKGACMEHGKVDGVYDLRIKAVLDDGITAQDAIIKRDLAEELTGLTLESAIALAADALDQGVVLEEMRKMLVGKYYTATGSKVERYLLVDSMVPKSTVDPQELDELIAAAEVA is encoded by the coding sequence ATGAAAGAGATTTCGCAAGAGATTTACAGGAAGTTCCAGGAACTTGGAGTAGAGATTTCCCCCGAGGATATTGAAGACCGGCTTGACAAGATGGTCAGCAAGTTCAAGGTTCCTAAAGAGGAAGCAAGAAGAAGCGTTGTCAACTATTTCTTAAAAGAGCACAACATTCCCAGAAACCAGTTCTATACCGGCCAGTCAGAATCACCCATGATGAAGGTATCCGAGCTGAACACTGATGGAAAGTGGGTCAACATAAAGGGTAAGGTTGTACAGCTCTGGGAAAACACCCATGAGTCCATATCACAGGTAGGACTTATCGCCGATGAGACCGGCACCATCAAATTCACAAAATGGGGAAGTGCCGAGTTCGCTGAACTTACGGAAGGTCAAAGCTATCTTTTCAGGAACGTGGTTGTGAACGAATGGAACGGCAAGTTCCAGATCAACATGAACAAAAGCAGTTCCGCCGAGCAGATCGAGGAGAACATAACCGTAGGCACATCCACTCACGCGTTCACCGGTGCACTTGTCGATATCCAGTCTGGATCCGGCCTGATAAAGCGTTGCCCTCAGTGCAACAGGGCTCTGACCAAGGGTGCCTGCATGGAACATGGTAAGGTCGACGGGGTTTACGATCTCAGGATCAAGGCTGTCCTGGATGATGGCATTACTGCTCAGGATGCTATCATTAAGAGGGATCTTGCGGAAGAACTGACCGGCCTCACACTTGAGAGCGCCATCGCCCTTGCAGCGGATGCCCTTGACCAAGGAGTAGTGCTTGAGGAGATGAGGAAGATGCTGGTAGGAAAATATTACACCGCCACAGGCTCAAAGGTTGAAAGATACCTCCTGGTGGATTCAATGGTCCCGAAATCAACGGTGGATCCTCAGGAACTGGATGAGCTCATAGCTGCTGCGGAGGTGGCTTAA
- a CDS encoding RPA family protein, with product MAGYSREVARRVFAQEFRESTLTFKDGDDQYAPQYLMTPTGARVNRIFIVGTLIEKEDIGTDSEYWRGRVIDPTGSFMIYAGQYQPEAAQVLAECETPAFVAIVGKPSTYTTGEGDVLTSVRPESIHIVDGQTRDIWVMDTAKKTLTRLKELEGGSDSQDVEKAKEYYAPDVKHYYSMVSQALQSLKESY from the coding sequence ATGGCAGGCTACTCAAGGGAAGTTGCAAGAAGGGTCTTTGCCCAGGAATTCAGGGAATCTACCCTTACGTTCAAGGACGGGGACGACCAGTATGCTCCACAGTACCTCATGACTCCCACAGGAGCAAGGGTAAACAGGATATTCATCGTCGGTACCCTCATTGAAAAGGAAGACATAGGGACAGACTCCGAATACTGGCGTGGCAGGGTGATAGACCCTACAGGCTCCTTCATGATATATGCAGGACAGTATCAGCCGGAAGCTGCCCAGGTACTCGCGGAATGCGAGACTCCTGCCTTCGTTGCCATCGTGGGCAAGCCAAGCACCTATACAACAGGCGAAGGAGATGTGCTCACATCAGTACGTCCGGAATCCATACACATTGTGGACGGCCAGACAAGGGACATCTGGGTGATGGACACTGCAAAGAAGACGCTCACACGCCTCAAAGAGCTTGAAGGTGGCTCAGATTCGCAGGATGTGGAAAAGGCAAAGGAGTACTATGCCCCGGATGTGAAGCACTACTATTCAATGGTTTCACAGGCCCTGCAATCTTTGAAAGAAAGCTACTAG
- a CDS encoding YfcE family phosphodiesterase, translating into MKLLLISDTHLETDSIPPYLAGLIGDYDIIIHAGDFSSTSFYRALEATGKLRAVHGNTDEKELQQILPERLVFEAEGIKIGVIHEGALSIVDTTPMRYLALEMGVNVLVFGHLHRPIIERTDVLLICPGSPTKPRMSEPCAVELIIENGSVSANIIEITGQSCSYIDFSRKLDQDRK; encoded by the coding sequence ATGAAGCTCCTACTTATATCTGACACACATCTTGAAACTGACAGTATCCCGCCATATCTTGCAGGCCTTATCGGGGACTACGACATTATAATACATGCGGGAGATTTCAGTTCCACCTCTTTTTACAGAGCCCTTGAAGCTACAGGAAAGCTCAGGGCAGTCCACGGGAATACAGATGAGAAGGAGCTGCAGCAGATCCTGCCTGAGAGACTGGTCTTTGAAGCGGAAGGGATTAAGATAGGGGTCATTCACGAAGGAGCGCTTTCCATAGTTGATACCACCCCTATGAGGTACCTTGCACTCGAGATGGGTGTAAACGTGCTGGTGTTCGGGCACCTGCACAGGCCGATAATAGAGAGAACAGATGTGCTTCTGATATGTCCCGGGTCGCCCACAAAACCGAGAATGTCCGAGCCGTGTGCAGTCGAACTGATAATAGAGAATGGCTCGGTCAGTGCAAATATTATCGAGATAACAGGACAGTCATGCAGCTATATTGATTTTTCCAGGAAACTTGACCAGGACAGGAAATAA
- a CDS encoding MarR family transcriptional regulator gives MIELLHSKSGITKFQILIEVAAHQPNVRQKEIAEKIGVTPQAVSEYIKELVAEGHIYSEGRVRYRITKQGVEWVLENANDMKRYARYVMSDIISHVSTWTAIAEEDLEKGTKVYLKMSKGLLYVGTKETTNASGTTISDAQEGEDVGVTDLLGLIDLENAAITVCRIPRVERGGSKNVDIERLRALARSKSYIATVGVESLVALKRIGLKPDVMFGARESVIEAAYHGLSSLVLAIDEEVPPILSRLESENLEYELVDLSIQ, from the coding sequence ATGATAGAACTCCTTCACAGCAAGAGTGGCATCACTAAGTTCCAGATCCTTATAGAAGTGGCTGCCCACCAGCCTAATGTTAGGCAGAAAGAGATAGCTGAAAAGATAGGCGTGACACCTCAGGCAGTATCGGAATACATAAAGGAGCTCGTTGCTGAGGGCCATATCTACTCTGAAGGGAGGGTACGTTACCGCATCACCAAGCAGGGTGTCGAGTGGGTGCTTGAGAACGCAAATGATATGAAGCGCTACGCACGCTACGTCATGAGCGATATAATCAGCCACGTCTCGACCTGGACTGCCATAGCGGAAGAGGACCTTGAGAAAGGCACCAAGGTCTACCTGAAGATGAGCAAGGGACTTCTGTATGTCGGCACAAAGGAAACCACAAACGCTTCCGGTACGACCATCTCCGATGCACAGGAAGGAGAGGATGTAGGGGTTACTGACCTGCTGGGACTTATCGACCTCGAGAATGCGGCTATCACTGTCTGCAGGATACCAAGGGTCGAAAGAGGAGGATCAAAGAACGTTGACATCGAACGCCTGAGAGCCCTTGCCAGATCCAAGTCCTATATTGCAACTGTCGGAGTGGAATCCCTTGTTGCACTGAAAAGAATAGGCCTGAAACCTGATGTCATGTTCGGCGCAAGGGAATCTGTCATCGAGGCTGCCTATCATGGACTTTCATCCCTGGTGCTTGCAATTGACGAGGAAGTACCTCCCATCCTGAGCAGGCTCGAGAGCGAAAACCTGGAATATGAACTTGTGGACCTGAGTATCCAATGA
- a CDS encoding ArsR family transcriptional regulator — MSKRTRIINDPSELVPLLQVFGSKRHKKVFDALLNLWMTKDDLEEMLGTDVTHSINVLKKSGLIESQWHMPEPGKTPEKEYRTSYSKVQTNFQCSFEDMSDIIMLTFMPYEEVKDSIEELERLVEQGNNSMSSLTRALNKSPLYIRAVARRSENLTVMGQRLKMTDEEKE; from the coding sequence ATGAGTAAACGAACAAGAATTATTAACGACCCTTCTGAACTCGTACCTCTGCTTCAGGTTTTTGGATCAAAGAGACATAAAAAGGTATTTGATGCGCTTCTTAACCTATGGATGACAAAGGATGATCTCGAAGAAATGCTGGGAACCGATGTCACACATAGTATCAATGTACTCAAGAAAAGCGGGCTTATTGAAAGCCAGTGGCACATGCCAGAGCCCGGAAAAACACCCGAGAAAGAGTACCGGACATCCTATTCGAAAGTCCAGACCAACTTCCAGTGTTCCTTTGAGGACATGAGCGATATCATTATGCTGACCTTTATGCCCTATGAAGAAGTGAAGGATTCCATAGAAGAACTTGAGAGATTAGTAGAGCAGGGAAACAATTCCATGAGCAGTCTTACAAGAGCCCTGAACAAGAGCCCGCTGTACATACGCGCGGTAGCCAGGCGTTCCGAGAACCTGACTGTCATGGGACAAAGACTGAAGATGACAGATGAGGAAAAGGAATGA
- a CDS encoding deoxyhypusine synthase, translating into MRIHTFTNTPTMPVEVTERSLSELTDAMQYTGFQGRKLAESVKAWENMFKEEGVTIFMGLSGAMVPAGMRNIITYLIENRLIDCLVSTGANIFHDCHEALGLRHYVGSHIADDCELLGHGIDRIYDVFAYEEEFRNTDHFVANFTRKHDGKTYSSREFIRLLGKEISEKGNRNSIIVSAYKHNVPIFIPALSDSSIGIGLTIARRNGYNINIDQIKDVDEITQMVEASEKTGVVYVGGGVPKNFIQQTEVVASIMGHDVAGHEYAIQYTTDAPHWGGLSGCTFDEAVSWGKISREAKKVQVFVDATIALPIVAHALNEKTKDHKRKAPCFEWNRDGIELCFKTS; encoded by the coding sequence ATGCGGATACATACTTTTACCAACACACCAACCATGCCTGTTGAAGTCACCGAGCGGTCTCTGAGTGAACTGACAGATGCGATGCAATATACAGGATTCCAGGGGCGTAAGCTTGCCGAATCCGTCAAGGCCTGGGAGAACATGTTCAAGGAAGAGGGGGTCACGATCTTCATGGGGCTGAGCGGAGCCATGGTGCCTGCAGGGATGCGTAATATCATCACCTACCTTATAGAGAACCGCCTCATAGACTGCCTGGTGAGCACAGGCGCTAACATCTTCCATGATTGCCATGAGGCCCTCGGGCTCAGGCACTACGTGGGCTCGCATATAGCAGACGACTGCGAGCTCCTGGGACATGGCATCGACAGGATCTATGATGTATTCGCATATGAGGAAGAGTTCAGGAATACCGATCATTTCGTAGCCAATTTCACCAGGAAGCATGACGGCAAGACATATTCCTCCCGTGAGTTCATCCGGCTGCTGGGTAAGGAGATATCTGAGAAAGGTAACAGGAACTCCATCATAGTCAGCGCATACAAGCATAACGTTCCCATTTTCATCCCGGCCCTGTCTGACAGCTCTATTGGCATCGGGCTCACCATTGCAAGAAGGAACGGGTACAACATCAATATAGATCAGATAAAGGATGTGGACGAGATCACACAGATGGTCGAGGCATCTGAAAAGACGGGAGTTGTCTATGTCGGAGGCGGCGTGCCGAAGAACTTCATACAGCAGACAGAGGTCGTTGCATCGATAATGGGACATGACGTGGCCGGACATGAGTATGCGATACAGTACACGACCGATGCGCCCCATTGGGGAGGACTCTCAGGATGCACCTTTGACGAGGCGGTTTCCTGGGGAAAGATCTCAAGAGAGGCAAAAAAGGTCCAGGTTTTCGTAGACGCTACCATTGCACTTCCTATTGTAGCGCATGCACTTAACGAGAAAACTAAGGACCACAAGCGTAAGGCCCCTTGTTTTGAGTGGAACAGGGACGGGATAGAACTGTGTTTTAAAACTAGCTAA
- a CDS encoding nitrilase-related carbon-nitrogen hydrolase yields the protein MTQIRVACIQMDVRLCHKGKNLEKALQMAEQAVLEGAELVVLPEVFSTGFCYGSMETSAETVTGPTISALLAFSGKHDCVMVTSIIERVLPASEDLRGTGYYNLGLCIESGEICGTYRKTHPFSRERQYFSPGDSISPIRLRKRDLIIGLEICYELRFPEVARRLCLAGSDILITVAEFPNPRQHVWRTLAVARSVENQIPHIACNRTGVSGDASFFGGSLIVDASGAITQEAGEEECVLVHDIDTAGTVKVRESITVFKDRREDLY from the coding sequence ATGACGCAAATAAGGGTTGCCTGCATCCAGATGGATGTCCGCCTGTGCCATAAAGGGAAAAACCTGGAAAAAGCCCTGCAGATGGCAGAGCAGGCCGTACTGGAAGGGGCCGAACTGGTGGTGTTGCCGGAAGTTTTCTCAACCGGTTTTTGTTATGGCAGTATGGAAACTTCTGCTGAAACGGTCACAGGCCCGACTATAAGCGCACTCCTTGCCTTTTCCGGAAAACACGATTGTGTCATGGTGACTTCTATCATTGAAAGGGTACTGCCTGCTAGTGAGGACCTGCGAGGGACCGGCTATTACAACCTGGGACTCTGTATCGAATCCGGCGAGATATGCGGCACTTATCGTAAGACGCATCCTTTCAGCAGGGAGCGGCAATACTTCTCTCCAGGTGACAGCATCTCTCCCATCAGGCTCAGGAAACGTGATCTGATCATCGGCCTTGAGATATGTTATGAGCTCAGGTTCCCCGAGGTCGCACGAAGGCTCTGCCTTGCTGGCTCCGATATACTGATAACTGTTGCAGAGTTCCCCAACCCCAGGCAGCACGTGTGGAGAACACTTGCAGTGGCCCGGTCCGTGGAGAACCAGATCCCTCATATTGCCTGCAACCGCACAGGCGTAAGCGGAGATGCGTCCTTCTTCGGCGGTTCTCTTATAGTGGACGCTTCAGGTGCGATAACGCAGGAAGCAGGTGAAGAGGAATGTGTTCTGGTACATGATATTGACACTGCCGGGACTGTAAAGGTAAGGGAATCCATAACAGTGTTCAAGGACCGCAGAGAGGACCTTTACTGA
- a CDS encoding sensor histidine kinase, translated as MDKSCRREARETVSYKELCRNAIFELVLLMLLFLMATQPVFAEDRTETYIGTETGNQGISEAVQSISSGNGQAAGVYTWESPVWLKLSVGIGGGLLLILIILSFILRDKIEEKTRELNSKNRQLEIEIRERMIAEDKLKSYSARLKSSNELKDLFTDILRHDLINPATVIKGYVEYLIECERDVKKTETLKVIERNNIKLIQIIESAANLAKLESVEELEFEELDIGAILEDVVQGLQPRADEKGMCIVFRPEGNCHAQANRIIEEVFSNLISNSIKYSPSGSRIEVEIRASNESQWKVSVTDNGIGIPDEDKAYIFDRFRRAGKTNIKGTGLGLAIAKRIMELHDGQIGVEDNPSGKGVVFWIMLHK; from the coding sequence ATGGATAAAAGCTGCCGGAGAGAAGCCAGAGAAACAGTGTCCTATAAGGAACTATGCAGGAACGCCATCTTTGAGCTTGTTCTTTTAATGCTGCTTTTTTTAATGGCAACGCAGCCGGTCTTTGCCGAAGACCGAACTGAGACGTATATTGGGACGGAGACCGGCAATCAAGGAATATCAGAAGCAGTACAGTCCATATCATCAGGGAACGGCCAGGCAGCGGGAGTGTACACCTGGGAGAGCCCTGTGTGGCTGAAACTATCCGTGGGTATCGGTGGCGGACTTCTTCTGATATTGATAATACTGAGTTTCATATTAAGGGATAAGATCGAGGAAAAGACCCGGGAACTCAATTCAAAAAACAGGCAGCTTGAGATAGAGATCAGAGAAAGGATGATCGCGGAAGATAAACTTAAGAGTTATTCGGCAAGGCTCAAGAGCTCAAACGAGTTAAAGGACCTGTTCACCGATATCCTCAGGCATGACCTCATCAACCCTGCAACCGTGATCAAGGGTTATGTGGAGTACTTGATCGAGTGCGAAAGGGACGTAAAAAAAACCGAAACACTCAAGGTCATAGAACGGAACAACATCAAGCTCATCCAGATCATCGAGAGCGCTGCAAACCTAGCCAAACTGGAAAGCGTCGAGGAGCTGGAGTTCGAGGAGCTGGATATCGGAGCGATCCTGGAAGATGTTGTGCAGGGACTACAGCCAAGGGCTGATGAGAAGGGAATGTGCATCGTCTTCAGGCCCGAAGGTAATTGCCATGCACAGGCCAACAGGATAATAGAGGAGGTATTTTCCAACCTCATTTCCAACAGCATCAAATATTCTCCCAGCGGAAGCAGGATCGAAGTGGAAATACGCGCTTCGAACGAGAGCCAGTGGAAGGTGTCAGTTACAGATAACGGTATTGGGATCCCGGATGAAGACAAAGCATACATATTTGATCGCTTCAGGCGTGCGGGAAAAACTAACATAAAGGGAACAGGGCTGGGACTTGCTATTGCCAAAAGGATCATGGAGCTTCATGACGGGCAGATAGGTGTGGAGGATAACCCTTCCGGAAAAGGCGTTGTATTCTGGATCATGCTCCACAAGTAA